In the genome of Zygosaccharomyces rouxii strain CBS732 chromosome G complete sequence, the window TCTGTGCCAATAATCCTAATGAAATAGATTtaataagaagaaagtttCGCACGGCCAAAAGTTTGGTAGGATACCAATTCTTATCGCACACATTTTGGGATAAGTACATTGAATTTGAGACTAAGCATGAGGAGTGGGGAAATTTGGGTAATatttatcaagaattggtcACCATAGCGTTGCATCAGTATGCCAAGTACGGCGCTGCATATAAGGCATACCTTCGAAGTGGAAATGCGGCCTTCCAAGATCCGGATGTAGATGCCAAGCTAAGAAAGACCCAAAATTTAGTGAATGCGATCTGGCCCTTTGAATCTAAAATCAAACAGAGTTTCTTTAACCTAACGCCCGTGGCTCAAACggaattacaaaattggGATCAATACCTTGATTTCATCCTATCAAATCGACAAAAATTCAACTTTACCAATCCTTTCATAATTTCAGTGTTCGAAAGATGCCTTATACCGTGCTTCTATTATGAACATTTCTGGATAAGATACGTTAGTTGGTTTGAAGATTGGGAAGAGCTCCCTCATGTAGTGGAGTTATACCAAAGAGGTTCTGCAGTGTTGCCATTGAATTGTAAGACCTTCCGTATCAGATTTCTAggttttttgaaaaaatcttttagaaTTAACAAGGATTACGTTTATTCCCTATTCGAAGAGACAGCAGCTTCATATATGGAACGTTTCCCCAGTGATGCATTTATCATGACAGACTACTTGGCACTACTGAAAAGACATCaatttttatcatcgaTTGATCagaatgatgaagaaattttacaaaaacaGGTCTGTTATGCGAAGTATCTGGAAACTGCTATAACGAATTATTTGCAATCAAAGATAGCCAAAGACATACCCTTGCAAGAGATGTTAAATGATATCAATATACCAATTGTCGTCGTagaattgatcaagataACTTGGTtggtattgaaaaatacaatGCAAGCGAGAAAGTATTTCATATTTTACAGTAAAAATCCTCTGATGAAGTCTTCTGTCACATATTGGTTGACATATTATAAATTTGAGAAGTGGTGTCAAAACTATACCAAATTGAATAGATTCATTAACGACTTAGGCacaaaaatatttttacCAACGGCAATTGTGAATGATCTTCTGGAGGATTACCGAAATTTTTATTTGGCCAATTCTAATGTGAtgcattttcaaaatttcgTACAAAGCACAAATGAACGTAAAGAAATGGATCCAATTCTCCTGACAGAATTTAAAATGAATGATCCGAATTGGCTCCCGGGTATTCATCGGGAATCAAACGATTGGCATAAGACGAGAGAATTTAGAGAGAATGGTCATCCAGGTATTATCGATGAAAGGCCTCAAATTACAAATCTCATTTGTCAGtataaatccaaattttttgataATCAACCTCCATCAATACCTGCATTCagaaatttggaaaaaatcaacCAACCTTTGAAATATAATGACTACCTCACCAAAGAATACTTAGGAATAGGTGATTAGCCGATTACCGGTATTAGTATAACATTAAAGATATAGATAAAATGAGAAATCCATTTGTAACATTAATCAAActattttacaaaataaTATATTTAAATGATATCAATCGAATGTTACTTTTTTCCCTTCTGAAGGGACGATAGCACTTGATGCTCTTTGTGCGGATGCTAAAGCAACACTACTCTTAGGACGATGATTGGAATCTACAGGTCTCTTTGTGAAAGGTTTCCTTGTAGGCTTTCTCTcttcagaatttgaagCATCGTTCGAATGTACTTGATTAGGTAAATCAAATGGTTTTTCAGTAgacgatgatgaggatgattCGGGTTTTCTTCTAACTTGTCTTTTACTTCTATCTTCACCGTATTCCATTCTAATTGATCTACCAGCAATCTTACGGCAGCTTTTATCCTTGAGGGCATTGGTTGCACCctgttcttctttaaaatctaCAAATGCAAACCCTTTACATTTACCGCTGTCTTGGAAAGTAGCCATACGAACTTTAATAATGTCACCACAATGTTGGAAATGTTTCCTCAGTAAATCATCGCTAGTATCAAAGGATAAATTACCGACAAATAGAATTCTGGAAGGTGGATTTTTTGAAGCTGCAACTAAATCATCTTTATCCGGTCTACCctcaaaatttttagaatTCTTAATGAGTAAATTTCTACCGTTCAATTGAGATTCACTCAATTTAACAGCAGATTCCATCTGTTCTATAGTCTTGAAATCCACATAACAAAAG includes:
- the PRP39 gene encoding Prp39p (similar to uniprot|P39682 Saccharomyces cerevisiae YML046W PRP39 U1 snRNP protein involved in splicing contains multiple tetriatricopeptide repeats); this encodes METVIGIDDGNQSVSNALAELDPSFLKENPLLVNAYTKIKWDDTNSLNALISAVEQIVVKYKDPNVTIKGTIEKIYDQLLGKYPLFFGYWKRFTAVEYQLFGLQKSIDTLTRAVETFPTSIELWCDYLNVLCANNPNEIDLIRRKFRTAKSLVGYQFLSHTFWDKYIEFETKHEEWGNLGNIYQELVTIALHQYAKYGAAYKAYLRSGNAAFQDPDVDAKLRKTQNLVNAIWPFESKIKQSFFNLTPVAQTELQNWDQYLDFILSNRQKFNFTNPFIISVFERCLIPCFYYEHFWIRYVSWFEDWEELPHVVELYQRGSAVLPLNCKTFRIRFLGFLKKSFRINKDYVYSLFEETAASYMERFPSDAFIMTDYLALLKRHQFLSSIDQNDEEILQKQVCYAKYLETAITNYLQSKIAKDIPLQEMLNDINIPIVVVELIKITWLVLKNTMQARKYFIFYSKNPLMKSSVTYWLTYYKFEKWCQNYTKLNRFINDLGTKIFLPTAIVNDLLEDYRNFYLANSNVMHFQNFVQSTNERKEMDPILLTEFKMNDPNWLPGIHRESNDWHKTREFRENGHPGIIDERPQITNLICQYKSKFFDNQPPSIPAFRNLEKINQPLKYNDYLTKEYLGIGD
- the NOP13 gene encoding Nop13p (highly similar to gnl|GLV|CAGL0J11154g Candida glabrata CAGL0J11154g and similar to YNL175C uniprot|P53883 Saccharomyces cerevisiae), producing MTEETKPANEEQLQQALQDPTKKRKAEDEIEIDLERSVPLSKKQKRLLRRGKVTIEELNAKYNLDPASVEQYKKESSEADKESTGPDEEEGKTDPKKKEKGYGVWIGNLSFDTSKEDITRFLVAKTRELEESDQISENAILRIHMPFAQNDGKKIKNKGFCYVDFKTIEQMESAVKLSESQLNGRNLLIKNSKNFEGRPDKDDLVAASKNPPSRILFVGNLSFDTSDDLLRKHFQHCGDIIKVRMATFQDSGKCKGFAFVDFKEEQGATNALKDKSCRKIAGRSIRMEYGEDRSKRQVRRKPESSSSSSTEKPFDLPNQVHSNDASNSEERKPTRKPFTKRPVDSNHRPKSSVALASAQRASSAIVPSEGKKVTFD